The sequence cctttgaatttattttccaatggtataacttttactaattttggacttacaaaacttgagatatgatttttcatatagggttgcgcgaaactggaaaatcctgttttcctagtatcgactttactttcattttctacttcaaatttggagttggtcagtcattgtaggtagggctttgaggttgttcatgcctttaagactaattgttaccttttcactccgaggtcacctcaatggttcttttgactaggcatatggctcgtaaccgagtctcacttgcgaattccatactaggtcttggagtcgagtcttaagtgtttgccttgattgttctaggaggtgccggcgattaaagccacacttgggaaggaaacgtttgaagttatccttatttgaactggtgagtgtaccactcccctgaattattgctaaactggtttcctgtacttgcaaattgctagttgaatgtctttcctgactgtttatcttgtatgagacgagggtgtactttatcacactcgttctcttgcctgtactgaacaaactggaatctattacttgtacttgttacgtacttgaacttgttacttgcacttgttatgatgtcgtttggaagagtatccaacgaccttcctgttaaacctgagctcaacctcatggggagttaattaaatcgagccagcgagggcttggtcgagataattgacaatccatgggtgcctgttcctggggaaatctttgggtattgagactcttgattccggtatactcgagtattaccattcctgttcctgtttggcgttcgggcccggtaaggggtatgtttggtgtatgggattttggcgttaaagtggtgatctactggattggttcctttatttgaacgttgatggagggtcaacaagactggatcaagtatagcaacggggatttggctcctgagagccacctgtatcctttacattgtgacattcattcatttctcgtatttgatgtgaatatgtgcctccaAAGTGCTTTCACATGAATTCTACtaattctactgtttatactgttggtacctcattgagcttctagctcaccccgttccgttatccttgttttccttacaggaaaccacCTTCTGGAGACTCTgatattttgaagcatgagttgagctagttttaatcttCTTTTGTGTAGCTCCTCGATGTATGGAAAACCTTAATTGTATCTTGGTCCAAcgttttccttttgaattgtaaatttgcagaCATGTGTATacaaaagtgtttaaccatgttcatgagttattttggtttggaaatgttctgtTCTAGGGTTGTAGAAAGTGGTTATGCTTGTTTGGATTTTCGGACGGTGAATGCTTTCTTCTCGACGTTCTTTTGAGCGTTTGGTAGGATTTACGTTTGTTCTGGATCtatagtcccggcgagagctgggcaggcggtccgccgaaccctttggttcgccttagggtgaggtggggctgtcacacttccTACCATTTTGATAAGTGATCCAAAACTTGAGGAATTAGAAATGAACGTTCAAAGTTTCATAGTATTTCACTTTTAGCCTCAAATGTTTTGGATAGTCATACTTCTTGCCATAACGTTCTCTATTATTTGTTTGCAGCCTTAATTTGGTATTTGTTTTCAAGTAAGTTGTAGAGTTTTAATTTGTAtggttttgttatttttattatttataaaCTCCCCAAGTACAACAAGTTTAGAGATTTTTTtatactattttatttttatatagaattaaaatatatttatagcGTTATTATGGCATCATCCGGTTGAACCCCAACTCAACCGATTGAACCCATTGACCTTTGATCCTTAAGTTCATCCGGGTCACTTCCCAGTCCAAGTTTAAAAACATAGCTTAGGATAATGGTTATTCAGGTAAAATACCATTTTAGTTCCTTATCATTGGGTTGTGGTCCAATGTAATCAACAATCTGGCATAACTAATCAGTTTGATCCCATATTTTAACAAAAGATGATCAATATAAGACTTTTAATGTCAAATTGGAGAATGATAATACAAAAGGTCACTTGCAGTGCACGTGCAGCATTAAGACACAAGGATAAAATATCAAATGAAAAAACCCTTGATTATTTCAGTCATGCAACCGTCATCCTCATTTCCCACTTGAAGAACAGAAAATCCCTAAGCTACAATGTTTTGAAAAGATCTCAAACAGAATCACAAGCTCTAATCAACAATCAAACTTCCAAAAATTGAACTCGCCCTAAACCATATTCATGCTTTTAGAAATTAACTCcttatctcgaagcaaaaatTTAGAATAATGAAGAGTTTTCACACTTATGTACCAACAAATCCAAGATTATAGAAGaaaaaatatgtcaaaatcatttttttttgacaaaatttcgTACATGGGGGAGGGATGACAgccactacaagaaaattggccTTTTGTGACAATATTCTCAATGACAtcaaaaaaagttgtcacagtTGAGCAAATTTAGTGATGACTTTTGATGTTATCATAATTGACCGAGGGTAGACTCGTCATCAGTGATAACACGGGATTAATCGTCACAATATGAGTGGCGCGCAACAGGCCTGTGTGGCGGGAAATCACCATCGTGACTGACGActtgaaaaaaaattgtcacTGAAATGGGCCTTATAGTGACTACTTACAATGTTATCACAATATGGTTACCGGTTCAAAGTTAGTGACAACTAGGGGTGTTTCGCGaatcgagctgctcgcgagccgATCGCGATCGCGAGCAGTTCGAATACGAGATCATCTCGAGCTCGTCAATATCGAGCTCGACTCAAGCTCGAGCTAATTAAGTCGatctcgaactcgagctcgagctcaaaaacattaagctcgttggctcgcgagctcaattatatatatattttttattttaatagtaaaattacatatatatccctaatattttattatttgttaaaaaaattatttttttattcatttttaaaaataaaataaatattttttatgttttaaaaataaaataatattaattattttttttattttttaaactcgagcttgatattttgagttcgtcgatctcgagctcgagttcgagtttcacaaaattaacttgagctcggctcgattagccaaagctcgactcgaactcggctcgtttgcacccctagtgACAACAATTAGTCATCACTGTCTAAAGTAATTGTTCCTAactcactttcattaattctactatgccaccctaaatttttcaatattgccccatatgttgtaaataaattttattaattctaatATGGCACCCTATCTtttacattttagccccatatgtGTTAAATTAATTTCATTAACTCTACCATGACAccttatcttttgcaatttagccTCATGTGTAATaaaccaatttcattaattctattatggcaccctatcATTTACAATTTAGCCTATATTTTTCATTAGTAAAATGGGGAAGGTATTGTAATAAAAATGTATACATATTTTATAATTGTTCCAAATTTAGTTAGTAACTTGTTATGAAGGTAAAACAATATCATGGACTCCCTATCTAGTTCTCTTGGCAACACATGAAAAATTAGTGATCGGGAAATTACTTGTGTGATGACCTaggaaaatgttgtcactaaaatgGTCCATATAGTGACCAACATCATCATAGTCGCTCAACCGGTTTCGAGGTAGTGACAACAATTATTTGTCATTGTCTAAAGTACTTGTTCCTAGATCATTTTCATTAATTCTGTTatgccaccctaacttttgcaatttagccccaaatgtaacaaaaaaatttcattaattctactatgacaccatagcttttgtaatttagccccatatgcaGTACActaatttctttaattctactattacaccctaacttttgcaattttacCCCATATGTAGTATACCAATTTCTTTAACTCTACCATTACACCATAACTTTTGCAATTAAGCCCTATATCTTATTCGCCAATTTCATTAAATCAACTATagcactctaacttttgcaatttagcccTATATGTAATGCACAAATTTCATTATTTGTACCATGGCATTCTATGGTGTTGCAATTTAGCACTATTTTTATTAGCAAACTATATAAGGTATCTTAATAAactatatatgtatacatattttataattttcccAAACTTaggtaataatttgttataaatgtaaaaaaattcatacattCCCCATTTATCCAAATGACAACATGGtggaaaattaataatttggATAATCTAAAAATAGAGGTAGTCAATAGTAGAATTTAACAATAAAACTTAACACGAAATTTAGTCTAATCCTAACATTTCCATGATCAAAAGGTTGTTATTAATTATAGAAGCCATATTTATCATTTATGAATTGGTACATATACCAAATAAATAGATTTAGCATTTCGTACATGTATTTGCAAACTATTTTGATTGTTCAATCAACTAATTCAATTGTCAGGTCTTGTGAGACTGCAAGTCATACATAATTGATAACACAACAAAATGAGTACCAAAAAGATTTTAATTAAAAGAGTGCTTATTTTTTTGAATCGTAAACATATTTCTAacaacatttttattttttgaactattttattgtataataaattagaaaaaGTCCTATATTAGTtaaaattggtaaaaaaaaatctgcCCAACACACTAAATTGTCATATTCTATTATTTTAACACAACCTGagagtaaaaaaaataataaaactcaaAACAATAGAAAAACTTAATTACATaatgatgagaaaaagaaaaaagagagagatagGTGAAAGGACAAAGAAAGCGTGCACTTCTTGCATCTAAATAAGGAAAAGACGTGCTTTTTATATGTACGGAACTAAGAGCGGCAAACTATAAAATTCAAGTGGCGTGGCGGGCTGAAGGGACTTTAGGAAATGACACCGTTTCATTCTGTGTCCTAATAACTTAGCCAAAATTTAAGACATCTAAAACGCAGTATACCAATTCACAAACCTCTCACCCCCATCAGAAATGGCTTCGCCGCCGCTCTCCCTGTAGTTACCGTTATCCGTCTTGAGAATGAAATGGAGGCCGACGCTAACTCCCTCCCTCTGCCTGACGTCATGAAAGCCCCAATCCGGCCCAACATCCTCCAAGACGTTCATCGCGACATCTCCAAGAACTCTCGCCAACCCTACGCCGTCTCTAGGTCCGCCGGCCACCAAACCTCCACCGAGTCCTGGGGTACTGGTCGCGCTGTTTCCCGTATCTCTCGTGTTCCTGGCGGCGGTACTCACTGTGCCGGCCAGGGTGCCCATGGCAACATGTGCCGCGGCGGCCGCATGTTTGTTCCGACCAAGATCCGGCGCTGTTGGCACTGCAAGGTCCCAGTCAACAAGAAACGGTATGCCGTGGTTTCTACCATCGCCGCCTCTGCAGTGCCTTCCCTTGTCATGGCCTGCGGCCACCGCATCAAGTCTGTCCTGCAAATCCCCTGTGTGATCTCCGATTCAGCTGAGGCCATGGAGAAAACCTCCAACGCTATCAGTCTTCTCAAGAAAATTAGGGCTTACCCCGATGCTAAGAAGGCTAAGGACGGCCAGGGTATCTGCCCAGGAAAGGGTAAGATGCACATTATTAGACAATACTACTAGTTAATCGAGATATCAGAGCACAATTTTGTAATGTAGTGCATGCAGATTACTTTTTGTACAGTTGCTTTTCATTCATAAAGGCTTAACATTATGATTATTTGAAGCTTATTCTTTTCAATTATTTGTCGTTACAAGAattccaaaaaaatttaaatttttggtAAGTGCTTCAAGTGCTGAGGTTTTCTAAAACCCTTTCATTCTACACGAGTAATTGGGAAGGCATGGTGTCAGGACTCTTAAACCTGAAAGCAGTCAAGAATTCTGACATCCTTCATTTGCAAGGTGAACTTGGTCTACTGTGGGAAAAAACAGAATATAATTTACTGAACACCTTGATGATTGACAAACTGTTTGATGACATTCACCTGACAAAGATTATGTCTATAAATAAATTATTGTTGGCTTCATGCTCACTTAGAATTAACCACAACATAAGGTATAAATCTCTTGCTGAAATTGCAGCTTCATGGTTGCACGAATATCTGGTTGAGAGGACTATGGGAAAATTTTgactctgtttttgtttttaccACAATCATggtgatgcaatttcaaattgTATAATAGAAGTACAACTCATAAAAATTTGGTGGGACAAATCCTTGAATGAATTAACTTCAACATTTTGCAACTTTTCTAAATCCTGTGGCTGGGCTTGCTGCCACATTATGGAAGGGAGGAATGTCAGCAATCCACTGTTCCACACTTCCTTCTTGTTCATACTTGCTCTTTCAGTTCTTGAAATTCATCTGACTTTTTCCCttgtcttttttgttttgttctctTGAAATGTTTTATAGATGTTATTCAGTAACTTGGATGGGATATTGTCTGGCACTGCCTCGTTTTACTTTTTCTGCATGTGATTTTGTATGATTTTCAAAGTCCTTTTGTGTACAATGCAGTTCCTCAAAActgatttttcttctctttctaaTTCCTGATTCTGATTCATAGCCTTCAATTCATTTTAACAGGAAAGAGGCATTATCAATCTTGATTTGGTATGGACATAGTGATGCTTTGTGGTTCATTCATTGGAAAAGGCATCCTTGGTCAGTtgcattcaagtacaaatctTAATCCAGACCGATATATTAACGAGTAGAGTACACTGATACCCAGCTTGTTAATTTTTATATAAGCAATTCGGCTTAATATGTAGAAGCATCAACTGACATGATTTGCATCACTTGTCTCTGTAGAACTCTGTGATGCTCATTGTATTACTAGTTTATGTCAATAATACATTGATACCCAACTTGTGTAAGCAACTAGCTTAATATGTAATAGAACCATCAACAAATGTGATATGCCTAACTCGTATTTGCTGAACAAGGTGCATACAAGATAATGTTAAGAAAGCCCTATTACTTAACTTCTAGTTAAGCAATTTGGCTTAGTATGTAGAACCATCAACCAACACTACATGCCTTACTTGTCACTGCCGAAATATGTGATGCCCGTTATCTTACTAGTATACGTCAATGGTACTACAATTCCCAACTTTTTATGGAAGAAAGTTCAGAACCACCATCCAACATAACATTCATTGCTTGTCTCTTTAGGACTAACTGATGCTCAGAAAACTTGCTAGCTTACATCACAAAAACATCTTTAGACTAACTTGATTTGTGATTCCCTTGTCTATGGCCAAAGTGCATTTCCAAATAATGTTGGACATTTTTAGACTAACTCGAGGCACTAAATAGTTATAATATTATTAAAGCAGTGCCTAGTTTTAATTGTacatgtgagaacccgtggattttcttattttctagactttattttatttaattgcatgctttttttatattttctttattaggaaaattttctagata is a genomic window of Coffea eugenioides isolate CCC68of unplaced genomic scaffold, Ceug_1.0 ScVebR1_27;HRSCAF=118, whole genome shotgun sequence containing:
- the LOC113757171 gene encoding 60S ribosomal protein L4-like, whose protein sequence is MEADANSLPLPDVMKAPIRPNILQDVHRDISKNSRQPYAVSRSAGHQTSTESWGTGRAVSRISRVPGGGTHCAGQGAHGNMCRGGRMFVPTKIRRCWHCKVPVNKKRYAVVSTIAASAVPSLVMACGHRIKSVLQIPCVISDSAEAMEKTSNAISLLKKIRAYPDAKKAKDGQGICPGKGKMHIIRQYY